Proteins from one Stenotrophomonas aracearum genomic window:
- the metF gene encoding methylenetetrahydrofolate reductase [NAD(P)H] → MTALSFEFYPPKTDEQRAQLDRTAGKLASYAPEYVSCTFGAGGSTLSYTSETVRHLKQHHGFEAAPHLSCVGGSREEIRELLKLYRAIGCRRIVALRGDLPSGMGHPGDLRYASELIAFIRAEHGDAFHIEVGAYPETHPQSDDALRDLTYFKAKIDAGADAAITQYFYNADAYFHFVDAVRKLGVQVPIVPGIMPISNFSQLRRFSEQCGAEIPRWIGKRMQAYGDDAESVRAFGAEVVAQLCERLVAGGAPGLHFYTLNLAKPTTQVLKLLGR, encoded by the coding sequence ATGACCGCCCTCAGCTTCGAGTTCTACCCGCCCAAGACCGACGAACAGCGCGCCCAGCTGGACCGCACCGCAGGCAAGCTGGCGTCCTACGCGCCCGAGTATGTGTCCTGCACCTTCGGCGCCGGCGGCTCGACCCTGAGCTATACGTCCGAAACCGTGCGCCACCTCAAGCAGCACCACGGCTTCGAGGCGGCGCCGCACCTGTCCTGCGTGGGCGGCAGCCGCGAGGAGATCCGCGAGCTGCTCAAGCTGTACCGCGCCATCGGCTGCCGGCGCATCGTCGCGCTGCGCGGCGACCTGCCCTCGGGCATGGGCCACCCCGGCGACCTGCGTTATGCGAGCGAACTGATCGCCTTCATCCGTGCCGAGCATGGCGACGCATTCCACATCGAGGTCGGCGCCTATCCGGAAACGCACCCGCAGTCGGACGACGCGCTGCGCGACCTGACGTACTTCAAGGCCAAGATCGACGCCGGTGCCGATGCGGCCATCACCCAATACTTCTACAACGCCGACGCGTATTTCCACTTCGTCGACGCGGTACGCAAGCTCGGCGTGCAGGTGCCGATCGTGCCGGGGATCATGCCGATCTCCAACTTCAGCCAGCTGCGTCGTTTCTCCGAACAGTGCGGTGCGGAGATCCCGCGCTGGATCGGCAAGCGCATGCAGGCCTATGGCGATGACGCCGAGTCGGTACGCGCGTTCGGCGCTGAAGTGGTGGCGCAGCTGTGCGAACGGCTGGTCGCCGGCGGCGCACCGGGGCTGCATTTCTACACCCTCAACCTGGCCAAGCCGACCACCCAGGTGCTGAAGTTGCTGGGCCGCTGA
- a CDS encoding DUF3228 family protein encodes MTIVLTEFARPRLFPRVPRGNTIQDCTAEQFQAHLNAHAPFKVLDGYAPFCKLHVYENWTSTRCLTVPVTDANRHQLRSGYEARNRDELPVLVRWFEGVESPRANYLVVILYSAEQLAKEGSPIEADWGIVGCIYTAEPEEVPMAPITMMRNALGVEEGGSGVPLDREAYQRAVAFWENNANWRP; translated from the coding sequence ATGACCATCGTCCTTACCGAGTTCGCCCGTCCCCGCCTGTTCCCGCGCGTGCCGCGTGGCAATACCATCCAGGACTGCACCGCCGAGCAGTTCCAGGCGCACCTCAACGCGCACGCGCCGTTCAAGGTGCTCGATGGCTACGCGCCGTTCTGCAAGCTGCATGTGTACGAAAACTGGACCAGCACCCGCTGCCTGACCGTCCCGGTCACCGACGCCAACCGCCACCAGCTGCGCAGCGGCTACGAGGCGCGCAACCGTGATGAGCTGCCGGTACTGGTGCGCTGGTTCGAAGGGGTGGAGTCGCCGCGCGCGAACTATCTGGTGGTGATCCTGTACAGCGCGGAGCAGCTGGCGAAGGAAGGCTCGCCGATTGAGGCCGACTGGGGCATTGTGGGTTGCATCTACACCGCCGAGCCGGAAGAGGTGCCGATGGCGCCGATCACCATGATGCGCAATGCGCTGGGGGTGGAGGAGGGCGGATCCGGCGTGCCGCTGGATCGCGAGGCGTACCAGCGCGCGGTGGCGTTCTGGGAGAACAACGCGAATTGGCGGCCCTGA
- the ybaK gene encoding Cys-tRNA(Pro) deacylase yields the protein MTPAINLLSKHGIAHRVLSYQHDANAASYGGEAAQQLGLDPAQVFKTLLASTEKHELLVAIVPVSGSLDLKALADAAGCRKCEMADVAGAQRATGYLVGGISPLGQKKKHRTFIDASAQALETMHVSAGRRGLEVALAPGDLIALTAGQVVSIGR from the coding sequence ATGACCCCGGCCATCAACCTGCTCAGCAAGCACGGCATCGCGCACCGCGTGCTGTCCTATCAGCATGATGCCAACGCCGCTTCTTACGGCGGCGAGGCCGCGCAGCAACTCGGTCTGGACCCTGCGCAGGTGTTCAAGACCCTGCTGGCCAGCACGGAAAAGCATGAGCTGCTGGTGGCGATCGTCCCTGTCAGCGGCAGCCTGGACCTGAAGGCGCTGGCTGATGCCGCGGGCTGCCGGAAGTGCGAGATGGCCGATGTGGCGGGTGCGCAGCGCGCGACCGGCTACCTGGTCGGAGGGATCAGTCCGCTGGGCCAGAAGAAAAAGCACCGGACGTTCATCGACGCCAGCGCGCAGGCGCTGGAGACGATGCATGTCAGTGCTGGGAGGCGCGGCCTGGAGGTGGCGCTGGCGCCGGGGGATTTGATTGCGTTGACGGCAGGGCAGGTTGTCAGCATTGGCCGGTAG
- the ahcY gene encoding adenosylhomocysteinase gives MNAVAKTFSTEGDYKIADISLADWGRKELDIAEHEMPGLMSIRRKHAATLPLKGVRVTGSLHMTIQTAVLIETLKDIGADVRWASCNIFSTQDHAAAAIAKSGTPVFAWKGETLEEYWDCTLDALTFTLPDGTLTGPELVVDDGGDVTLLIHKGYELENGSTWVDEKASSHEEQVIKNLLKRVAKERPGYWGRVVKDWKGVSEETTTGVHRLYQLAQAGTLLIPAINVNDSVTKSKFDNLYGCRESLADGLKRAMDVMLAGKVAVVCGYGDVGKGCAASLRAYGARVVVTEIDPICALQAAMEGFEVNTIESTLGRADLYVTTTGNKDIIRIEHLSAMKDQAIVCNIGHFDNEIQVDALVGFPGVQHINIKPQVDKYVFPNGNAIFLLAEGRLVNLGCATGHPSFVMSNSFANQTLAQIDLWANKDSYEKKVYLLPKKLDEEVARLHLEKIGVKLTTLTQDQADYIGVPVEGPFKPEHYRY, from the coding sequence ATGAACGCTGTTGCCAAGACCTTCTCCACCGAAGGCGATTACAAGATTGCCGATATCTCCCTGGCCGACTGGGGCCGCAAGGAACTGGATATCGCCGAGCACGAAATGCCGGGCCTGATGTCGATCCGCCGCAAGCACGCCGCCACCCTGCCGCTGAAGGGCGTGCGCGTGACCGGTTCGCTGCACATGACCATCCAGACCGCGGTGCTCATCGAAACCCTGAAGGACATCGGTGCCGACGTGCGCTGGGCCTCGTGCAACATCTTCTCGACCCAGGACCACGCCGCCGCGGCGATCGCCAAGTCCGGCACCCCGGTGTTCGCCTGGAAGGGCGAAACCCTGGAGGAGTACTGGGACTGCACCCTGGACGCACTGACCTTCACCCTGCCCGACGGCACCCTGACCGGCCCGGAGCTGGTGGTCGACGACGGCGGCGACGTCACCCTGCTGATCCACAAGGGCTATGAGCTCGAGAACGGCAGCACCTGGGTCGACGAAAAGGCGTCCTCGCACGAAGAACAGGTCATCAAGAACCTGCTCAAGCGCGTGGCCAAGGAGCGCCCGGGTTACTGGGGCCGCGTGGTCAAGGACTGGAAGGGCGTTTCCGAGGAAACCACCACCGGCGTGCACCGCCTGTACCAGCTGGCCCAGGCCGGCACCCTGCTGATCCCGGCGATCAACGTCAACGACTCGGTCACCAAGAGCAAGTTCGACAACCTGTACGGCTGCCGCGAGTCGCTGGCCGACGGCCTGAAGCGCGCGATGGACGTGATGCTGGCCGGCAAGGTCGCCGTGGTCTGCGGCTACGGCGACGTGGGCAAGGGCTGCGCCGCCTCGCTGCGTGCCTATGGCGCGCGCGTGGTGGTCACCGAGATCGACCCGATCTGCGCCCTGCAGGCGGCGATGGAAGGCTTCGAGGTCAACACCATCGAGTCGACCCTGGGCCGTGCAGACCTGTACGTCACCACCACCGGCAACAAGGACATCATCCGCATCGAACACCTGAGCGCGATGAAGGACCAGGCCATCGTCTGCAACATCGGCCACTTCGACAACGAGATCCAGGTCGATGCGCTGGTCGGTTTCCCGGGCGTGCAGCACATCAACATCAAGCCGCAGGTGGACAAGTACGTGTTCCCGAACGGCAACGCGATCTTCCTGCTGGCTGAAGGCCGCCTGGTGAACCTGGGCTGCGCCACCGGCCACCCGAGCTTCGTGATGTCCAACTCGTTCGCCAACCAGACCCTGGCGCAGATCGACCTGTGGGCGAACAAGGACAGCTACGAGAAGAAGGTGTACCTGCTGCCGAAGAAGCTGGACGAGGAAGTGGCGCGCCTGCACCTGGAGAAGATCGGCGTGAAGCTGACCACCCTGACCCAGGACCAGGCCGATTACATCGGCGTGCCGGTGGAAGGTCCGTTCAAGCCGGAGCATTACCGCTACTGA
- a CDS encoding S9 family peptidase, translating into MTGTHRSARLIVGMALLAVAPLALAAPATRATTPQAAVAAKVGQGYQLPSAALQAVVDAPRAPSLSLSPRRDLAAMLQSPPLPSIETVAQPELKLAGVRINPATHSASRFSFVDKLWLMTIADGKERQITGLPQPLSIASLAWSPDQQYLAFNQVHATSGTNELWIVDVASGSARRLLGDLNTVFGDGYAWLPDSRGLLATLQPKGQGPAPVAGGIPTGPAIQQTQADAGVRAIRTYQDLLSNEADARLFDHYATSQPVRVALNGTTTPLSSAGVYLDLDVSPDGRHVLAERVQRPYSYLVPADDFARRIEVWNAADGKLEHTVANLPLVEGLPTGNDAVPTGVRNVSWRADAEATLVWAEAQDGGDPNREAKVRDAVLMQAAPFEAPPVTLAQLGSRYAGIQWGRGDLALLNESWWKSRVVKQWRIAPDQLDQAPQLLSERSSQDRYNDPGRPALVRDVNGRARLQTSSDGRSIFLLGLGASPEGDRPFVDRFDLESRQATRLFHSQAPDYALPQALLDQEGTSLLLTRESPDVPPNYFVQSLADTGAAPRALTRFEHPLPQLRGVSKEQIRYKRNDGVDLTATLMLPPGYTAKKDGPLPMLMWAYPGEFKTAAAASQVTDSPYRFNAISYWGPQAFLAKGYAVLVSPSMPIIGEGDKEPNDTYLPQLVANAEAAVDEVVRRGVTDRDHIAIGGHSYGAFMTANLLAHTRLFKAGIARSGAYNRTLTPFGFQAEERNFWQAQDVYLKMSPFNFADRIKDPILFIHGEDDNNSGTFPMQSERMFAAVKGLGGTSRLVMLPNESHHYRARESLMTMLAESERWLEQTIGKPTPR; encoded by the coding sequence ATGACAGGCACACACCGCAGCGCACGACTGATCGTGGGCATGGCCCTGCTGGCGGTCGCACCGCTGGCGCTGGCCGCGCCGGCGACCAGGGCAACCACGCCGCAGGCGGCGGTCGCCGCCAAGGTCGGGCAGGGCTACCAGCTGCCCTCGGCGGCGCTGCAGGCGGTAGTCGACGCGCCGCGTGCGCCGAGCCTGAGCCTGTCGCCGCGCCGCGACCTCGCCGCCATGCTGCAGAGTCCGCCGCTGCCGTCGATCGAAACCGTCGCCCAGCCGGAACTGAAACTGGCCGGCGTGCGGATCAATCCGGCCACCCATTCGGCCAGCCGTTTCAGCTTCGTCGACAAGCTGTGGTTGATGACGATCGCCGATGGCAAGGAACGCCAGATCACCGGGCTGCCGCAGCCGTTGTCGATCGCTTCGCTGGCCTGGTCGCCGGACCAGCAGTACCTGGCCTTCAACCAGGTGCATGCCACCAGCGGTACCAATGAACTGTGGATCGTGGACGTGGCCAGCGGCAGCGCGCGGCGCCTGCTTGGCGACCTCAACACCGTGTTCGGCGACGGCTACGCCTGGCTGCCGGACAGCCGCGGCCTACTGGCCACCCTGCAGCCCAAGGGCCAGGGCCCGGCACCGGTGGCCGGTGGCATTCCGACCGGCCCGGCGATCCAGCAGACCCAGGCCGACGCCGGCGTACGCGCGATCCGCACCTACCAGGATCTGTTGAGCAACGAAGCCGACGCGCGCCTGTTCGACCATTACGCCACCTCGCAGCCGGTGCGCGTCGCGCTCAACGGAACGACCACGCCGTTGTCCAGCGCCGGCGTCTACCTCGACCTGGATGTGTCGCCGGACGGTCGCCACGTGCTGGCCGAACGCGTGCAGCGTCCTTACTCCTACCTGGTGCCGGCCGATGATTTCGCGCGCCGCATCGAAGTGTGGAACGCGGCTGACGGCAAGCTCGAACACACCGTGGCCAACCTGCCGCTGGTGGAAGGCCTGCCGACCGGCAATGACGCGGTGCCGACCGGCGTGCGCAACGTGAGCTGGCGCGCGGATGCCGAGGCCACCCTGGTCTGGGCCGAGGCCCAGGACGGCGGCGACCCCAACCGCGAGGCCAAGGTACGCGACGCAGTGCTGATGCAGGCGGCGCCGTTCGAGGCACCGCCGGTGACCCTGGCCCAGCTTGGAAGCCGCTATGCCGGCATCCAGTGGGGCCGTGGCGACCTCGCCCTGCTCAACGAGTCGTGGTGGAAGTCGCGCGTGGTCAAGCAGTGGCGGATCGCGCCTGACCAGCTCGACCAGGCGCCGCAGCTGCTGTCCGAGCGCTCCTCGCAGGACCGCTACAACGACCCGGGGCGCCCGGCGCTGGTGCGCGACGTGAACGGTCGTGCGCGGCTGCAGACCAGCAGCGATGGGCGCAGCATCTTCCTGCTGGGCCTGGGCGCTTCGCCGGAGGGCGACCGCCCGTTCGTCGACCGCTTCGACCTGGAAAGCCGCCAGGCCACCCGCCTGTTCCATTCACAGGCGCCGGACTACGCGCTGCCGCAGGCGCTGCTCGACCAGGAAGGCACCTCGCTGTTGCTGACCCGTGAGTCGCCGGACGTGCCGCCGAATTACTTCGTACAGTCGCTGGCCGATACCGGCGCGGCGCCGCGCGCGCTGACCCGTTTCGAGCACCCGCTGCCGCAGCTGCGCGGGGTGAGCAAGGAGCAGATCCGCTACAAGCGCAACGACGGGGTCGACCTGACCGCTACGCTGATGCTGCCGCCGGGCTACACCGCGAAGAAGGACGGCCCGTTGCCGATGCTGATGTGGGCCTACCCGGGCGAGTTCAAGACCGCTGCGGCGGCCAGCCAGGTGACCGATTCGCCGTACCGCTTCAACGCGATCAGCTACTGGGGTCCGCAGGCATTCCTGGCCAAGGGCTACGCGGTGCTGGTCAGCCCCTCGATGCCGATCATCGGCGAAGGCGACAAGGAACCCAACGACACCTACCTGCCGCAGCTGGTCGCCAACGCCGAAGCGGCGGTGGACGAGGTGGTGCGGCGTGGCGTGACCGACCGCGACCACATCGCGATCGGCGGACATTCCTACGGCGCGTTCATGACCGCCAACCTGCTCGCGCACACCCGCCTGTTCAAGGCCGGCATCGCCCGCAGCGGCGCCTACAACCGCACGCTCACCCCGTTCGGCTTCCAGGCCGAGGAGCGCAACTTCTGGCAGGCCCAGGACGTGTACCTGAAGATGTCGCCGTTCAATTTCGCCGACAGGATCAAGGACCCGATCCTCTTCATCCACGGCGAGGACGACAACAACTCCGGCACCTTCCCGATGCAGAGCGAGCGCATGTTCGCGGCAGTGAAGGGACTGGGCGGCACTTCGCGGCTGGTGATGCTGCCGAACGAGTCGCACCATTACCGCGCGCGCGAGTCGTTGATGACGATGCTGGCCGAGAGCGAGCGCTGGCTGGAGCAGACGATTGGAAAGCCAACACCCCGGTAG
- the ppc gene encoding phosphoenolpyruvate carboxylase encodes MNEYRSSIVFATPDIPLRDDVRRLGALVGDLLAEQVSTQFFDDVEQVRTRAIARRESDAPLSDLNEALAGLSPERAESMVRAFSTYFQVVNIAERVHRIRRRRDYQRAGTAAPQPDGLQDALQQLKAQGVSLEELAQWLPRIDIEPVFTAHPTEAVRRALLEKEQLMVASLVDNLDGQRTPGEAAADAARFRMALTASWQTTDSSPVRPTVDDEREHVGFYLVQVLYRVIPVLYESLQQALLDTYGESIPLPRLLRFGTWVGGDMDGNPNVDAGTIRNTLDAQRQAVLGRYQKDLLQLASLLSQSTERIAVSDALQARVAHYQQLLPKVVSRPRHADMPYRLLNDRMRARVQATLDDAEGAYASPQELEDDITLILDSLHANKGDHAGGFAVRRLLWRVRTFGFHLARLDVRQESSVHGRALASVLDGQEAWDAADAVTRARRLAPFASGEQSLPASTEEGGQRLDAVFAALADARRRHGADALGSYIISMAHDRSDVLAVLALARRGGLVDDSGAVPLDIAPLFETVDDLQRGTDTLRDLLADPVYRAHLSARDDVQMVMLGYSDSGKDGGIAASRWGLQRAQVELLEVAAVSGIRLTFFHGRGGSISRGGGKTTDAVDASPRGSIDGRLRVTEQGEVIHRKYGIRALALRSLEQSTGAVLRSSLRPRAPEPREAQWRPVMDRVAEKSAEAYRAFVGQPDFMQYFRHATPIDVIERMTLGSRPSRRLGQDAALGNLRAIPWVFAWSQARAVIPGWYGVGSGLQAAIDAGHEATLQEMARDWPFFSTFLDDIAMVLSKGDITIAEQFSQLAGPLHDTFFPQIQRELALTGRLILAISGQDALLQHDQRLALSIRLRNPYIDPISVLQVDLLRRWRESGGEDDEVLRALVACVNGVSQGVQNTG; translated from the coding sequence ATGAACGAGTACCGCAGCAGCATCGTCTTTGCCACCCCCGACATTCCCCTGCGTGACGATGTGCGCCGTCTAGGTGCTCTGGTCGGCGACCTGCTTGCCGAGCAGGTGTCCACGCAGTTCTTCGATGATGTGGAACAGGTGCGCACCCGCGCGATCGCGCGCCGCGAAAGCGACGCGCCGCTCTCCGACCTCAACGAGGCATTGGCCGGGCTGTCGCCGGAACGCGCCGAATCGATGGTGCGTGCGTTCAGTACCTACTTCCAGGTGGTCAACATCGCCGAGCGCGTGCATCGCATTCGCCGGCGTCGCGACTACCAGCGCGCCGGCACCGCTGCACCGCAGCCGGATGGCCTGCAGGACGCGCTGCAGCAGCTCAAGGCGCAGGGCGTGAGCCTGGAGGAACTGGCGCAGTGGCTGCCGCGAATCGACATCGAACCGGTATTCACCGCGCACCCGACTGAAGCGGTGCGCCGCGCGCTGCTGGAAAAAGAACAGCTGATGGTGGCCAGCCTGGTCGACAACCTCGACGGCCAGCGCACCCCCGGCGAAGCCGCCGCCGATGCGGCGCGCTTCCGCATGGCGCTCACCGCGTCATGGCAGACCACGGATTCCTCGCCGGTGCGGCCGACCGTCGATGACGAACGCGAACACGTCGGCTTCTACCTGGTGCAGGTGCTGTACCGGGTGATCCCGGTGCTGTACGAATCGCTGCAGCAGGCGCTGCTCGATACCTATGGCGAGAGCATCCCACTGCCACGCCTGCTGCGATTCGGCACCTGGGTGGGCGGCGACATGGACGGCAACCCGAACGTGGACGCCGGCACCATCCGCAACACGCTCGATGCGCAGCGCCAGGCCGTGCTCGGCCGGTACCAGAAGGACCTGCTGCAACTGGCCAGCCTGCTCAGCCAGTCCACCGAGCGGATCGCGGTCAGCGACGCCCTGCAGGCCCGGGTCGCGCACTACCAGCAGCTGCTGCCGAAGGTGGTGTCGCGCCCGCGCCACGCCGACATGCCGTACCGCCTGCTCAACGACCGCATGCGTGCGCGCGTGCAGGCCACGCTGGACGATGCCGAAGGTGCCTATGCCTCGCCGCAGGAACTGGAAGACGACATCACCCTGATCCTCGACAGCCTGCACGCCAACAAGGGCGACCACGCCGGTGGCTTCGCGGTGCGCCGCCTGCTGTGGCGGGTGCGCACCTTCGGCTTCCACCTGGCGCGGCTGGATGTGCGCCAGGAGTCGAGCGTGCATGGCCGCGCGCTGGCGAGCGTGCTGGACGGGCAGGAGGCGTGGGACGCCGCCGACGCAGTGACCCGTGCGCGCCGTCTGGCGCCATTCGCGAGCGGCGAACAGAGCCTGCCAGCGAGCACGGAAGAGGGCGGCCAGCGGTTGGACGCGGTGTTCGCCGCACTGGCCGATGCGCGCCGACGCCACGGTGCGGATGCACTGGGCAGTTACATCATCTCCATGGCGCACGACCGCAGCGACGTGCTGGCGGTGCTGGCGCTGGCCCGGCGCGGCGGACTGGTCGACGACAGCGGCGCGGTGCCGCTGGACATCGCACCGCTGTTCGAAACCGTGGACGACCTGCAGCGCGGCACCGACACCCTGCGCGACCTGCTGGCCGATCCGGTCTACCGCGCGCACCTCAGCGCGCGCGATGACGTGCAGATGGTGATGCTGGGGTACTCGGACAGCGGTAAGGACGGCGGCATCGCTGCGTCGCGCTGGGGACTGCAGCGCGCCCAGGTGGAGCTGCTGGAGGTGGCCGCCGTGAGCGGCATCCGCCTGACCTTCTTCCATGGCCGGGGCGGCTCGATCAGCCGCGGCGGCGGCAAGACCACCGACGCGGTGGACGCCTCGCCACGCGGCAGCATCGACGGCCGCCTGCGGGTCACCGAGCAGGGCGAGGTGATCCACCGCAAGTACGGCATCCGCGCGCTGGCGTTGCGTTCGCTGGAGCAGTCCACGGGTGCGGTGCTGCGTTCGAGCCTGCGTCCGCGCGCGCCCGAGCCGCGCGAAGCGCAGTGGCGGCCGGTGATGGACCGGGTCGCGGAGAAGAGCGCCGAGGCCTATCGCGCATTCGTGGGCCAGCCGGACTTCATGCAGTACTTCCGCCATGCCACGCCGATCGACGTGATCGAGCGGATGACGCTGGGCTCGCGCCCGTCACGGCGCCTGGGCCAGGACGCGGCGCTGGGCAACCTGCGCGCGATTCCGTGGGTGTTCGCCTGGAGCCAGGCGCGCGCGGTGATTCCCGGCTGGTACGGGGTGGGCAGCGGGTTGCAGGCGGCGATCGATGCGGGCCACGAAGCGACCCTGCAGGAGATGGCGCGCGACTGGCCGTTCTTCAGCACCTTCCTGGACGACATCGCGATGGTGCTGTCCAAGGGCGACATCACCATTGCCGAGCAGTTCTCGCAGTTGGCGGGGCCGCTGCATGACACGTTCTTCCCGCAGATCCAGCGCGAGCTGGCGTTGACCGGCCGCCTGATCCTCGCCATCTCCGGCCAGGATGCATTGCTGCAGCACGACCAGCGGCTGGCGTTGTCGATCCGCCTGCGCAATCCCTACATCGACCCGATCAGCGTGCTGCAGGTCGACCTGCTGCGCCGCTGGCGCGAGAGTGGCGGGGAAGACGACGAAGTGCTGCGCGCGCTGGTGGCCTGCGTCAACGGCGTCTCGCAGGGCGTACAGAACACCGGTTGA
- a CDS encoding acyl-CoA thioesterase — protein sequence MADEIKSHQLTMTVLMAPEMANFSGKVHGGAILRLLDQVAYACASRYAGRYVVTLSVDQVTFREPIAVGELVTFLASVNYTGTSSMEVGVKVVAEDILKRSVRHANSCFFTMVAVDDDGRPTPVPPLELESSNQRRRHAAALLRRQLRAEMEQRQRELLASNPPSPEV from the coding sequence ATGGCTGACGAAATCAAATCCCACCAGCTCACCATGACCGTGCTGATGGCACCGGAAATGGCCAACTTCTCCGGCAAGGTCCACGGCGGCGCGATCCTGCGCCTGCTCGACCAGGTCGCCTACGCCTGCGCCAGCCGCTATGCCGGCCGCTACGTGGTCACCCTCTCGGTGGACCAGGTGACCTTCCGCGAACCGATCGCGGTGGGTGAGCTGGTCACCTTCCTGGCCTCCGTGAACTACACAGGCACCTCGTCCATGGAAGTAGGGGTCAAGGTGGTGGCCGAGGACATCCTCAAGCGCAGCGTGCGCCACGCCAACAGCTGCTTCTTCACCATGGTCGCGGTCGACGACGACGGCCGGCCGACCCCGGTACCGCCGCTGGAGCTGGAGAGCAGCAACCAGCGCAGGCGTCATGCGGCGGCATTGCTGCGCCGGCAGCTGCGCGCGGAGATGGAGCAGCGCCAGCGGGAGCTGCTCGCGTCAAACCCGCCCAGCCCGGAAGTGTAG
- the metK gene encoding methionine adenosyltransferase → MSSYLFTSESVSEGHPDKIADQISDAVLDAILAQDQRARVACETMVKTGVAIVAGEITTSAWIDLEAVTRKVILDIGYDSSDVGFDGATCGVLNLIGKQSPHIAQGVDRKKPEEMGAGDQGLMFGYATNETDSYMPAAIHLSHRLVEQQAKIRKKRNSALSWLRPDAKSQVTLRYENGEVAAIDAVVLSTQHAPGIKQKDLIEAVREEIIKPVLPAKWLHKGTKFHINPTGKFEIGGPVGDCGLTGRKIIVDTYGGWARHGGGAFSGKDPSKVDRSAAYAARYVAKNVVAAGLADRCEVQVSYAIGVAEPTSISVTTFGTGKISDDKIEKLIRKHFDLRPYGIIKMLDLIHPMYQQTAAYGHFGRKPKDFSYLNAAGDTVNATAFSWEKTDRAAALRADAKLK, encoded by the coding sequence ATGTCCAGCTACCTGTTCACCTCCGAATCGGTCTCCGAAGGCCATCCGGACAAGATTGCCGACCAGATTTCCGATGCGGTGCTGGACGCGATCCTTGCCCAGGACCAGCGCGCCCGCGTGGCCTGCGAAACCATGGTCAAGACCGGCGTGGCGATCGTGGCCGGTGAAATCACCACCTCCGCCTGGATCGACCTGGAAGCGGTCACCCGCAAGGTGATCCTGGACATCGGCTATGACAGCTCCGACGTCGGCTTCGACGGCGCCACCTGCGGCGTGCTGAACCTGATCGGCAAGCAGTCGCCGCACATCGCCCAGGGCGTGGACCGCAAGAAGCCCGAAGAAATGGGCGCTGGCGACCAGGGCCTGATGTTCGGCTACGCCACCAACGAGACCGACAGCTACATGCCGGCCGCGATCCACCTGTCGCACCGCCTGGTCGAGCAGCAGGCCAAGATCCGCAAGAAGCGCAACTCGGCGCTGTCGTGGCTGCGCCCGGACGCCAAGAGCCAGGTCACCCTGCGCTATGAAAACGGCGAAGTGGCCGCCATCGACGCGGTGGTGCTGTCGACCCAGCACGCCCCGGGGATCAAGCAGAAGGACCTGATCGAGGCCGTCCGCGAAGAGATCATCAAGCCGGTGCTGCCGGCCAAGTGGCTGCACAAGGGCACCAAGTTCCACATCAACCCGACCGGCAAGTTCGAGATCGGCGGCCCGGTGGGCGACTGCGGCCTGACCGGCCGCAAGATCATCGTCGACACCTACGGCGGCTGGGCCCGTCACGGTGGTGGCGCGTTCTCGGGCAAGGATCCGTCCAAGGTCGACCGTTCGGCTGCCTACGCGGCGCGTTACGTGGCCAAGAACGTCGTGGCCGCCGGCTTGGCCGACCGTTGCGAAGTGCAGGTTTCCTACGCCATCGGCGTGGCCGAGCCGACCTCGATTTCGGTCACCACCTTCGGCACCGGCAAGATCAGCGATGACAAGATCGAGAAGCTGATCCGCAAGCACTTCGACCTGCGCCCGTACGGCATCATCAAGATGCTGGACCTGATCCACCCGATGTACCAGCAGACCGCAGCCTACGGTCACTTCGGCCGCAAGCCGAAGGACTTCAGCTACCTCAACGCTGCCGGTGACACGGTCAACGCCACGGCCTTCTCCTGGGAGAAGACCGACCGCGCCGCCGCCCTGCGTGCGGATGCGAAGCTGAAATAA